The genomic DNA ACGATGTTCCAAACTCCCAGCAAACGGAAATCGCTGCGGGATGCTGATGGCGAATCCAGCGGGAGAGACTCCCGCGTGCCTTATAGGCCGATTTCAACTGCTGTACGGGAAGGTTGGCGTTCACAGAATTGTTCAACCAGTTTCGCTCTTCTGCGGCAAGTTCGTAATCCAGCAAAAACTCGAACGCTCCACGCTTCCCGAGCCCAGAATGCAGGTCCAGATGCAGAACCGCCGCAGCGGACTGAAATTCCGGGAGTATGTGTGATTCAAAAAAACGCATCGTTTCAGTCGGTTCGCTTCCACCATAAAACAGGCCTAACGGGAAATCGTATTGCCCTTCGGCGACCGCCTGTTTCAAGTTTCCCAGACCATGCCTCATCGCCTTTGCGACCGCTTGCAATTGCGCCGGAAGTTCGAGTTTCGGCCAGGACTTCGGGTTCAGGAACGGATCGAGCTTTCGGTAAAATTCATGCGAGCCTTCATAGCGCTCGCCAGAGATCAAAAAGTTGCGGTTGAGATCAATGTTTGACTGGTCCATACGCCGAGATCGTGCGAATCCAAACGGGTTCAACGCATGCACAAGAATGACTTCAAGGCCACTTTGGGTGAACTTCTTCGCTTCGAGCTTTTGCAATGCTTGCAGCTGAATTGCCGATCCAAAGTAACCTTCGACCCCGTGCAGGCCGGAACTGATTATGAGTCTTCTATCAGGTGATTCAGCACCGATGCGAGCGACGTCCGTCCAGAGTTCTTCATCTCTCCCACCTTCGCGAGGATAAGAACTCAGCGACCATCCCCGCTCTTTGGCTGTCTCGCAAAATCGCTCTCGTGCAGTGATGTAGTCCGCAGAAAATTGAGATTGGATGGGCAGGGCGTTACTCCCTCTGGTAGAAATTGAAGTCTGATAGAAATTGAAACATCGAATTGACTACTATCACGCTTGGTAAATTTTCGTCAATCATACAGGACACGATCACATGCGCAAGTTGCTTCTTTCATTGACCCTCTTGGCGATGGTGAACGGCCATCTCGCAGCTCAGGAGGCCGAGCCGGTCCAATTCGCAAAACCGCTCGCTCAGCTGGAACTCCAGGACGGTGATTCCATCGTCTTCCTGGGAGACAGCATCACACATCAACGCCTCTACACGCAATACGTTGAGGATTATTTCTATACGCGGTTCCCGGAAATGCGGCTCAAGATTCACAACTCTGGAGTTGGTGGAGCTCGTGCCTGGGACGCCTTGCAACGATTTGACGATGACGTCGCTGCTTACAAACCGAAGTACGTGACTGTCTTGCTGGGGATGAACGATGGGACCTACGTTCCTTACCATGACGAAACATTTCAAACATACCGACAGGACATGATCAATGTTGTCGACCGGATTCAGGACATCGGAGCGACTCCAATTTTGATGGCTCCGACCATGTTTGATGCTCGCGCTGCTCGGCTCAACCCTCGTCGGAAACGTGATCCCAACTCAACAGCTCTCTACAATTCCGTGCTGGCCTATTACGGAACATGGTGCCAGGAAATCGCCACAGAACGTGGGCTCGGCTTCGTCGATATGTGGTCACCGCTGAATCAAATCACGTTCAATCGACGCAAAACAGATCCCAACTTCACCCTCATCGCAGATGCCGTTCATCCAGGGGCTGCGGGACAAGTCGTGATGGCGACCGCCATGATCGACAACTTGGGGCTTCCAAGACGTGTCTCGAATATCAAAATCTCCAAAGCAGCCAATGGTGACTGGGCAGCGAAGGTGACCGGGGGAGAAATCAGCGAGATCAAAGAGACTGAGGATGGCATCTCTTTCCAGTGGGAAGCTGATTCACTCCCTTGGGTTCTTC from Thalassoglobus polymorphus includes the following:
- a CDS encoding DUF2817 domain-containing protein; the encoded protein is MRCFNFYQTSISTRGSNALPIQSQFSADYITARERFCETAKERGWSLSSYPREGGRDEELWTDVARIGAESPDRRLIISSGLHGVEGYFGSAIQLQALQKLEAKKFTQSGLEVILVHALNPFGFARSRRMDQSNIDLNRNFLISGERYEGSHEFYRKLDPFLNPKSWPKLELPAQLQAVAKAMRHGLGNLKQAVAEGQYDFPLGLFYGGSEPTETMRFFESHILPEFQSAAAVLHLDLHSGLGKRGAFEFLLDYELAAEERNWLNNSVNANLPVQQLKSAYKARGSLSRWIRHQHPAAISVCWEFGTSSSISVLAALRAENAAYHWGDRGSKTFQAAKQKLKEAFSPPEASWQKTVLNSADAVLQRIVKTWGNA
- a CDS encoding SGNH/GDSL hydrolase family protein, whose amino-acid sequence is MRKLLLSLTLLAMVNGHLAAQEAEPVQFAKPLAQLELQDGDSIVFLGDSITHQRLYTQYVEDYFYTRFPEMRLKIHNSGVGGARAWDALQRFDDDVAAYKPKYVTVLLGMNDGTYVPYHDETFQTYRQDMINVVDRIQDIGATPILMAPTMFDARAARLNPRRKRDPNSTALYNSVLAYYGTWCQEIATERGLGFVDMWSPLNQITFNRRKTDPNFTLIADAVHPGAAGQVVMATAMIDNLGLPRRVSNIKISKAANGDWAAKVTGGEISEIKETEDGISFQWEADSLPWVLPEEAAQGVRLTRLGHRLSGEMLEVHGLKPGKYDLLIDGQKVGTYDWTALGRHIELQGNAKTPQYQQALAVAMKNKERNETVIGELRKEWLGFQRYARTRRSAEAAPDNEQLQKQLKVQEAGVEGIVERSAKLTADATALEDEIFEMNTPPKREYVLKLAN